One Rhizobiales bacterium GAS188 DNA window includes the following coding sequences:
- a CDS encoding heavy metal-(Cd/Co/Hg/Pb/Zn)-translocating P-type ATPase, whose translation MSVTTLAPVPHAVSDDSVLSPAERWSLGMRMMVALLALGLLVIAILWQTAFPEQSQVADLVAGLAAALVAIPVVTAAWHSLRHPSLHGVTDQLIAMALSAAWATGELMTAAILPIVMIVGHVLEERSLIGSQEAIRSLNRLTHVGARRRRADGSLEEVAAEALRPGDHVELRAGDRVPTDGIVREGSSSVDLASITGESVPVEVEAGGNVFAGGINLQGRLLIEVTRTGEDTTLGRVVALMQTAERSKPPVTRLLERYAGRYTLFVLLLAAATWFATNNTDAMLAVLVASCPCALVLAAPATAVAAVAVAARHGILIKGVGFLEQLADVTSVIFDKTGTVTLGHLDIVGAKPAQGVEESELMSIGAALGAASTHPVSRALAAAIPEAERPAVTALSEGHGLGVTGLIDGRKALLGRTALLQAQGVVCPELPAHDGPVVGVALAGRFLGWVMLADEPRPEAAAAIAELGALGLRRQILLTGDREAVARRIAGLVGIADVQAQALPQDKLARVLAEIRAGQRPLVIGDGINDSLALKAGAVGMALGAQGADIAAASADIVLVANDLRRVPTCIRLSRRCRSTLAVNVGLGLGWTLAVIVAAATGSLGPSGALIAAVLHNLGTFAVLANAGRLLRFDETGTLRREPARVDTREGLAGSAG comes from the coding sequence ATGAGCGTCACCACGCTGGCCCCGGTGCCCCACGCCGTCAGCGACGACAGCGTGCTCAGCCCCGCCGAGCGCTGGTCGCTCGGGATGCGCATGATGGTCGCGCTCCTCGCTTTGGGCCTCCTGGTCATCGCCATCCTGTGGCAGACGGCGTTCCCTGAGCAGAGCCAGGTCGCCGACCTCGTGGCCGGCCTCGCGGCCGCGCTGGTGGCGATCCCGGTCGTGACTGCCGCCTGGCACAGTTTGCGCCATCCGAGCCTGCATGGCGTCACCGATCAGCTCATCGCCATGGCGCTGTCAGCGGCCTGGGCGACCGGCGAGCTGATGACCGCGGCCATCCTGCCGATCGTGATGATCGTCGGCCATGTGCTCGAGGAGCGCAGCCTGATCGGCTCGCAAGAGGCGATCCGCTCCCTCAACCGCCTCACCCATGTGGGGGCTCGCCGCCGCAGGGCGGACGGCTCCCTGGAAGAGGTCGCGGCCGAGGCGTTGCGTCCGGGCGACCATGTCGAGCTTAGGGCCGGCGACCGGGTGCCGACAGACGGCATCGTGCGCGAGGGAAGCTCCTCGGTCGACCTCGCCTCGATCACGGGTGAATCGGTTCCGGTGGAGGTCGAGGCGGGTGGCAATGTGTTTGCCGGCGGCATCAACCTGCAGGGGCGACTGCTGATCGAGGTGACGCGCACCGGCGAGGACACCACGCTCGGGCGGGTCGTGGCGTTGATGCAGACCGCCGAGCGCTCGAAGCCGCCTGTGACGCGGCTGCTCGAGCGCTATGCGGGGCGCTACACGCTGTTCGTGCTGCTGCTCGCCGCCGCCACCTGGTTTGCCACCAACAACACCGATGCGATGCTGGCCGTGCTCGTCGCCTCTTGCCCTTGCGCGTTGGTGCTGGCGGCACCCGCGACTGCCGTCGCCGCGGTCGCGGTCGCGGCCCGCCACGGCATCCTGATCAAGGGAGTCGGCTTCCTCGAGCAGCTCGCCGACGTCACCTCGGTGATTTTCGACAAGACCGGCACGGTCACGCTCGGCCATCTCGATATCGTCGGCGCGAAGCCCGCTCAAGGCGTCGAGGAAAGCGAGCTCATGAGCATTGGAGCAGCCCTGGGCGCGGCCAGCACGCATCCTGTGAGCCGGGCGCTTGCCGCCGCCATTCCCGAGGCGGAACGCCCGGCGGTCACCGCGTTGAGCGAGGGCCACGGGCTCGGCGTGACCGGCTTGATCGACGGGCGCAAGGCCTTGCTCGGCCGGACGGCGTTGCTGCAAGCCCAAGGCGTCGTTTGCCCCGAGCTTCCCGCGCATGACGGGCCGGTGGTGGGCGTCGCGCTCGCCGGCCGCTTCCTCGGCTGGGTGATGCTCGCCGATGAGCCGCGTCCGGAAGCTGCCGCTGCCATCGCCGAGCTCGGCGCGCTTGGCCTCAGGCGCCAGATCCTGCTCACCGGCGATCGTGAAGCCGTCGCCAGGCGGATTGCCGGTCTCGTCGGCATCGCCGATGTCCAGGCGCAGGCGCTGCCGCAGGACAAGCTCGCCCGCGTCCTCGCCGAGATCCGCGCCGGGCAGCGGCCTCTGGTGATCGGCGACGGCATCAACGACTCGCTCGCCCTCAAGGCAGGGGCCGTCGGCATGGCGCTCGGTGCCCAGGGCGCCGACATCGCCGCCGCCTCGGCCGATATCGTGCTCGTCGCCAATGATCTGCGCCGCGTGCCGACCTGCATCCGGCTCAGCCGCCGTTGCCGCTCGACGCTTGCCGTCAATGTGGGCCTCGGCCTCGGCTGGACGCTCGCCGTGATCGTCGCCGCGGCCACCGGGTCCCTCGGCCCGAGCGGGGCCTTGATCGCCGCGGTGCTCCATAATCTCGGCACCTTCGCGGTGCTCGCCAATGCGGGCCGCCTGCTGCGCTTCGACGAGACGGGAACGCTCAGGCGCGAGCCTGCGCGTGTCGATACACGGGAGGGCCTCGCCGGAAGCGCAGGGTGA
- a CDS encoding S-adenosylmethionine-diacylgycerolhomoserine-N-methlytransferase, which yields MTPPAGAQNALRGGLAARLSRTADAARESREPHDASGSPPPGTPQSGALMDRIYRRQRHIYDASRKFYLLGRDELIAKLAPPPGGRVLEIACGTGRNLVKLARTYPGAEFYGFDVSAEMLDTARRATKRAGLENRIRLARADATSFDPLELFGQASFDRIVISYALSMIPPWREAMRRAAECLAPGGSLHIVDFGDQTGLPAPFRLTLNRWLAFFHVTPRLTLEPELGELAGALELRCRSTRRFRSYAVYAVIERPLA from the coding sequence ATGACCCCGCCGGCGGGAGCGCAGAACGCGCTTCGCGGCGGCCTCGCGGCGCGCCTGTCGCGCACTGCCGATGCGGCGCGCGAGTCTCGCGAACCGCATGACGCCTCGGGCTCGCCGCCGCCCGGCACGCCCCAATCCGGCGCCTTGATGGACCGCATCTATCGCCGGCAGCGGCATATCTATGATGCCAGCCGCAAATTCTATCTGCTCGGCCGCGATGAGCTGATCGCCAAGCTCGCCCCGCCGCCTGGCGGCCGCGTGCTCGAGATCGCCTGCGGCACCGGGCGCAATCTCGTCAAGCTCGCGAGAACCTATCCGGGCGCCGAGTTCTATGGTTTCGACGTCTCGGCCGAAATGCTCGACACCGCGCGCCGCGCGACCAAGCGCGCCGGTCTCGAGAACCGCATCCGCCTCGCCAGGGCCGATGCCACCTCATTCGATCCGCTCGAGCTGTTCGGGCAGGCCTCGTTCGACCGCATCGTCATTTCCTATGCCTTGTCGATGATCCCGCCCTGGCGGGAGGCGATGCGCCGCGCCGCCGAATGCCTGGCGCCCGGCGGCTCGCTGCATATCGTCGATTTCGGCGATCAGACGGGTCTTCCCGCTCCTTTCCGCCTGACCCTCAATCGCTGGCTCGCCTTCTTCCACGTCACGCCGCGCCTGACGCTCGAGCCCGAGCTCGGCGAGCTCGCCGGTGCGCTCGAGCTGCGCTGCCGCTCGACGCGCCGCTTCCGCAGCTATGCGGTCTATGCCGTGATCGAACGGCCTCTGGCCTGA
- a CDS encoding Regulator of protease activity HflC, stomatin/prohibitin superfamily, with protein MLDQRSVLERTDQPRDRGVAEAARARTSLAMIGLASLIACLTVSAQAFQRVAGELAHFNADPIFIRLAGASLAILAGAFLAAALAADTRLTARRGRIAAAVRPDEAQAQPTRKAGWRRLSVARLLPRLSTLLDAVRLPVRAFIGSLPALVVLAGAGAALVMLARHWPEPAEMRAPANVYFMRGALALIASFPLLLAERAYAGFAGWRLPEAADLQRLLRFALLVFAGEGGLALLQGYGLDASGVVELLLRLLVAAIACELALRALAVFFQPRLEPASARASVTSAVAALLTPDAVSRAAWRQSLHDQLGIDLSRSWALQFVRSAILPVAALLLVVAWGLSGVSILGADQRGIYERLGKPVAVLQPGLHIGLPWPLGIVRRVDFGEIHVLSLGAPATETAALPAEVVGVEGAAPVSADRLWDQTHPTETSYLIASDSAARSAFQIVDVDVKLIWRIGLSDDAAVASTYRAAQPQAFLRAFAGQKLARYFSTRTLLGALGEKREGLSEDLKHQLQAALDRASTGIELVAVVVEAIHPPARAADSYHEVQAARIRSQAMISEARRRAIGVMSEAERTTLANIASAQAAAVERITSAQSDALRFSTDEHSYLAAGPAYLFERYLAAITRDFAGAPITLLDHRIAGTGGQTIIDMRSVHAPMPPSVPDEDTGEKETGK; from the coding sequence TTGCTCGACCAACGCAGCGTGCTGGAACGGACCGATCAGCCGCGAGACCGGGGCGTGGCCGAAGCCGCTCGCGCCCGCACCTCGCTTGCCATGATCGGGCTAGCGAGCCTCATCGCTTGCCTCACCGTGTCGGCGCAGGCCTTTCAGCGGGTCGCGGGAGAGCTGGCGCATTTCAACGCGGATCCGATCTTCATCCGGCTCGCAGGCGCTTCGCTCGCCATCCTGGCCGGGGCTTTCCTGGCGGCGGCGCTTGCGGCCGATACGCGTCTCACGGCGCGGCGCGGGCGAATTGCCGCAGCCGTGCGACCGGACGAGGCGCAGGCGCAGCCGACCCGCAAGGCAGGATGGAGGCGCCTCTCCGTTGCCCGCCTGCTGCCCCGGCTCTCGACCCTGCTCGACGCCGTCCGGCTTCCAGTCCGGGCCTTTATCGGCAGTCTGCCGGCGCTGGTGGTGTTGGCGGGCGCAGGCGCGGCGCTCGTCATGCTGGCGCGTCATTGGCCGGAGCCTGCCGAGATGCGCGCCCCGGCCAATGTCTATTTCATGCGCGGGGCGCTGGCGCTCATCGCTTCATTCCCGCTGCTGCTCGCCGAGCGTGCCTATGCGGGCTTTGCCGGCTGGCGATTGCCGGAAGCCGCCGATCTGCAACGGCTCCTGCGTTTCGCCTTGCTGGTCTTCGCAGGCGAGGGCGGCTTGGCGCTGCTGCAAGGCTATGGGCTCGACGCCTCGGGCGTGGTCGAGCTGCTGCTTCGCCTGCTGGTCGCTGCGATCGCCTGCGAGCTCGCCTTGCGGGCGCTCGCGGTCTTCTTCCAGCCGCGCCTCGAACCCGCTTCTGCGCGGGCGAGCGTCACCAGCGCGGTCGCGGCGTTGCTGACGCCGGACGCGGTCTCGCGGGCGGCCTGGCGGCAATCGCTGCATGACCAGCTCGGCATCGATCTGTCGCGCAGCTGGGCGCTGCAATTCGTGCGCTCCGCGATTCTGCCGGTCGCGGCCCTGCTGCTCGTCGTCGCCTGGGGGCTGTCGGGAGTGAGCATCCTCGGCGCCGATCAGCGCGGCATTTATGAGCGCCTGGGGAAGCCGGTTGCCGTTCTGCAGCCCGGCCTGCATATCGGCCTGCCCTGGCCTTTGGGCATCGTGCGCCGCGTCGATTTCGGCGAGATCCATGTCCTGTCGCTCGGCGCGCCCGCAACGGAAACGGCGGCATTGCCGGCGGAGGTTGTCGGCGTCGAGGGGGCGGCGCCGGTCAGTGCCGACCGGCTCTGGGACCAGACGCATCCAACCGAGACGAGCTATCTGATCGCGAGCGACAGCGCGGCGCGCTCGGCCTTCCAGATCGTCGATGTCGACGTCAAGCTGATCTGGCGCATCGGCCTCAGCGACGATGCCGCCGTTGCGAGCACCTATCGGGCGGCGCAACCGCAAGCCTTCCTGCGCGCCTTCGCGGGGCAGAAGCTGGCGCGCTATTTCTCGACGCGCACGCTCCTTGGCGCGCTCGGCGAGAAGCGCGAAGGCCTGTCGGAGGACCTCAAGCATCAGCTCCAGGCGGCGCTCGACCGCGCCTCGACCGGCATCGAGCTCGTCGCGGTCGTGGTCGAGGCCATCCACCCGCCGGCGCGCGCCGCCGACAGCTATCACGAGGTGCAGGCGGCGCGCATCAGGTCGCAGGCCATGATCTCGGAGGCCAGGCGCCGCGCCATCGGGGTGATGAGTGAAGCGGAGCGCACCACCCTGGCGAATATCGCAAGCGCTCAGGCGGCCGCGGTCGAGCGTATCACCTCGGCGCAATCGGATGCCTTGCGCTTTTCGACCGACGAGCATTCCTATCTGGCGGCAGGACCAGCCTATCTGTTCGAGCGCTATCTCGCGGCGATCACGCGCGACTTCGCGGGCGCGCCGATCACTTTGCTCGACCACCGCATCGCGGGCACGGGCGGGCAGACCATCATCGACATGCGCAGCGTCCATGCGCCCATGCCTCCTTCGGTTCCGGATGAGGATACGGGCGAGAAGGAGACGGGCAAATGA
- a CDS encoding membrane protease subunit HflC, which yields MTHSHHHHHHGHGHHHHDDEASPTERKPIAIAARFGIAGIVVAAALLAACSVLVTAGDALVISRFGDPVRVLIKPGLRWKLPPPFETTLPVDLRLKTTSSGLQDVGTKDGLRILVQAYVAWKVEADPEHVRQYLRAVRNQPSEAASQIRTFLGSALETTVSSFELASLINTDPARVEIATLEDRIAAQLDKQLLDTYGISVQQIGIERLTLPVRPLDATVSRMAAERATAAAAQMAEGQRKAAEITSDAERDSRILLANAAAEAAGIEAKSREEAAGIYSHAFGIDPKLYTLLRSLDTLDRIANPNTRIFLRTDAAPFRVLVEGPQMQASPLPGAPAQ from the coding sequence ATGACCCATTCCCATCATCATCATCATCACGGGCACGGGCATCACCATCATGACGACGAAGCGAGCCCGACGGAACGCAAGCCCATCGCCATTGCGGCGCGCTTCGGCATTGCCGGCATCGTGGTCGCGGCGGCGCTGCTCGCCGCCTGCTCGGTACTGGTGACGGCGGGCGACGCGCTGGTCATCAGCCGTTTCGGCGACCCCGTGCGGGTGCTGATCAAGCCCGGCCTGCGCTGGAAGCTGCCGCCTCCCTTCGAGACCACATTGCCGGTCGATCTGCGTCTCAAGACGACCTCGAGCGGCTTGCAGGATGTCGGCACCAAGGACGGCTTGCGCATCCTGGTGCAGGCCTATGTGGCCTGGAAGGTGGAGGCCGACCCCGAGCATGTGCGTCAATATCTGCGCGCGGTGCGCAACCAGCCATCCGAGGCCGCGAGCCAGATCCGCACCTTCCTCGGCTCGGCGCTCGAGACCACAGTGTCGAGCTTCGAGCTCGCGAGCCTGATCAACACCGATCCCGCCCGGGTCGAGATCGCCACCTTGGAAGATCGCATCGCCGCCCAGCTCGACAAGCAGCTCCTCGACACTTACGGCATCAGCGTGCAGCAGATCGGCATCGAGCGGCTGACCTTGCCGGTGCGTCCGCTCGACGCCACCGTGTCGCGCATGGCGGCCGAACGCGCCACGGCGGCCGCCGCACAGATGGCGGAAGGCCAACGCAAGGCCGCCGAGATCACCTCCGACGCCGAGCGCGATTCCCGCATCCTGCTCGCCAATGCGGCGGCGGAGGCTGCCGGCATCGAGGCCAAGTCCAGGGAGGAGGCGGCGGGCATCTACAGCCACGCCTTCGGCATCGATCCGAAGCTCTACACGCTGTTGCGCTCGCTCGACACGCTCGACCGCATCGCCAATCCCAATACCCGCATCTTCCTGCGCACCGACGCCGCGCCCTTCCGGGTGCTGGTCGAGGGTCCGCAGATGCAGGCCTCGCCTCTCCCAGGGGCGCCCGCGCAATGA
- a CDS encoding outer membrane transport energization protein TonB, translating into MSAMVIGFDSSLAVRLQPSWLRPLAAALVIAAHALLLIVVLWPKDIAAPAETDIEIAVVPQQLAAAEPVPATSATMPEPLPSEALPVDTSSPSTPLAPLEAVPSEAPAEITASKPVNVAPAQPIPAQPLASPAVAAETPPPPMVAPVDDAAIPLPSPLRPAAKPIAAKPSDEAARQELAEQRRQALIEEKKAAGRQAARREAAELAKRQAQARESAVRPAASRPASLPPAQAQAAGNTATAPSPVSAAAIGAYRGQVIGHLGAYKHYPDGARARGAEGRPSVSFVLDASGRVVSVALIRSSGQPDIDAEVVAMVRRASPFPPPPPGAGRSFSASIGFVLH; encoded by the coding sequence ATGTCCGCCATGGTCATCGGCTTCGATTCGAGCCTTGCCGTGAGGCTGCAGCCCTCCTGGCTGCGGCCTCTGGCGGCAGCGCTCGTGATTGCGGCGCATGCACTTTTGTTGATCGTGGTGCTCTGGCCGAAGGATATCGCGGCGCCGGCCGAAACCGATATCGAGATCGCTGTGGTGCCCCAGCAATTGGCGGCCGCGGAGCCTGTGCCCGCGACCAGCGCCACGATGCCGGAGCCGCTGCCGAGCGAAGCCCTACCCGTCGATACGAGTTCGCCGTCGACTCCTCTTGCTCCCCTGGAGGCGGTGCCGAGCGAAGCGCCGGCCGAGATCACGGCGAGCAAGCCGGTGAACGTCGCCCCCGCCCAGCCGATCCCTGCTCAACCTCTCGCGTCTCCAGCCGTCGCTGCCGAGACGCCGCCGCCGCCGATGGTCGCGCCGGTTGACGACGCGGCGATCCCGCTCCCGAGCCCCCTCAGGCCGGCTGCCAAGCCGATAGCCGCCAAGCCTTCGGATGAGGCAGCGCGCCAGGAGCTCGCCGAGCAGCGCCGCCAGGCTCTGATCGAGGAGAAGAAGGCCGCCGGGCGCCAAGCTGCCCGCCGCGAGGCGGCTGAGCTCGCCAAGCGCCAGGCGCAAGCCCGCGAAAGCGCGGTTCGGCCCGCCGCCTCTCGCCCGGCATCATTGCCGCCGGCGCAAGCCCAAGCTGCTGGCAACACCGCGACGGCGCCGAGCCCCGTCTCGGCCGCGGCGATCGGTGCCTATCGAGGACAGGTGATCGGCCATCTCGGCGCCTATAAGCACTATCCCGACGGCGCGCGGGCGAGAGGAGCCGAAGGGCGTCCCTCGGTCAGCTTCGTCCTCGACGCCTCGGGCCGGGTGGTGAGCGTCGCGCTCATCCGCTCCAGCGGCCAGCCCGATATCGATGCGGAGGTCGTGGCGATGGTGCGCCGCGCTTCGCCATTCCCGCCCCCGCCGCCGGGAGCCGGCCGCTCCTTCAGCGCCAGCATCGGTTTCGTGCTGCACTGA
- a CDS encoding Regulator of protease activity HflC, stomatin/prohibitin superfamily, translating into MTAGDTLRLDEAPEPKGAPELRGAWAQSLQIVFRLLFAGMLALAALWGVNNIRKIPAESRAVVLRFGEFDRVRDAGLLLAWPRPIEEVVIIPARATQIRLGNANDPRPPANNYLGLRNDAAARSNVDFFLTGDGGVVHLDAHIYYQITDPSAYVLAAAHVEPALYRIYESSALSLIAARELDDILVARPERPEEEASLAAGRRQQLHIDLVTAMNARLADLARRQAGLGVEISRIDLSAALRSRAAEAYNDVLTAVQGADQRIAEARTGAERSGQQADQKHDQIIMSARAVAAERLSQATSQTAEIAALADQMKTSSREALLTQVFNERIGPILKKVGQVTAVDPSNGTRLIIPGGDQ; encoded by the coding sequence ATGACGGCCGGCGACACCCTCAGGCTCGACGAGGCTCCTGAGCCCAAGGGCGCTCCTGAGCTGAGGGGAGCTTGGGCGCAATCGCTGCAGATCGTCTTTCGCCTGCTCTTCGCGGGCATGCTGGCGCTCGCGGCGCTCTGGGGCGTCAATAATATCCGCAAGATCCCGGCCGAGAGCCGCGCCGTGGTGCTGCGCTTCGGCGAGTTCGACCGGGTGCGCGACGCCGGCCTTTTGCTCGCCTGGCCGCGGCCGATCGAGGAGGTGGTGATCATCCCGGCGCGCGCCACGCAGATCAGGCTCGGCAACGCCAATGATCCGCGCCCGCCGGCCAATAATTATCTCGGCCTGCGCAATGACGCGGCGGCCCGCTCCAATGTCGATTTCTTCCTGACGGGAGATGGCGGCGTCGTGCATCTCGACGCCCATATCTATTACCAGATCACCGATCCCAGCGCCTATGTGCTGGCCGCCGCCCATGTCGAGCCCGCCTTGTACCGCATCTATGAGAGCTCGGCGCTGTCGCTGATCGCGGCGCGCGAGCTCGACGACATCCTGGTGGCGCGGCCGGAGCGGCCGGAAGAGGAAGCAAGCCTCGCCGCCGGCCGGCGCCAGCAGCTCCATATCGATCTGGTGACGGCGATGAATGCCAGGCTGGCCGATCTCGCCCGCCGTCAAGCAGGCCTCGGTGTCGAGATCAGCCGCATCGATCTGTCGGCGGCGCTGCGTTCGCGCGCCGCAGAGGCCTATAACGATGTGCTGACGGCGGTGCAGGGAGCCGATCAGCGTATCGCCGAGGCCCGCACGGGGGCCGAGCGCAGCGGCCAGCAGGCCGACCAGAAGCATGACCAGATCATCATGAGCGCCAGGGCCGTTGCCGCCGAGCGGCTGAGCCAGGCGACGAGCCAGACGGCCGAGATCGCGGCGCTCGCCGATCAGATGAAGACCTCTTCGCGCGAGGCGCTGCTGACGCAGGTCTTCAACGAGCGGATCGGTCCCATCCTCAAGAAGGTCGGCCAGGTGACCGCGGTCGATCCGAGCAACGGCACACGCCTCATCATTCCGGGAGGCGACCAATGA
- a CDS encoding Outer membrane receptor proteins, mostly Fe transport, translated as MPSSICVAARASFAVLSIGVFAYAIPATAETPAPPPGTDGAATARPASAARPTRGVVSDAGANEELDITVTAARLDKARNQISTSVGASTYEINRQAIETQPLGNNAALSQTLLQAPGVAQDSFGQLHVRGDHANLQYRINGIIIPETISGFSQLFDTRFARRIDLLTGALPAQYGYRTAGVVEIETKSGSLDPGGEISLYGGQRQTLFPSVTYGGSTGAVDYFVSGSYLQNNIGIENPTRSLNPVKDFTEQGRGFLYLSSLIDANTRLSFISGTAVSQFRFPNNPGQMPSFTAYGVSDFNSAGLREQQLEESNFNIVSLQKSIGNLDMQVAYFNRYSLTHFFPDPVGDIVFNGVASNVRRENFANGVQGDLSYKINDQHTLRAGAFGDVERARSGTLSTVLPLDDSGNPVDAPFTIPDKSRKTGYLLGAYAQDEWRISDRLTVNYGARFDQIYQYLDKHQLSPRVNLVYKPLEGTTLHAGYARYFTPAPLELIAPTAIGKFVNTSAAPNSLIDNVVKPERANYFDAGIIQKIGPDLQIGLDAYYKRANDLIDEGQFGAALIFSPFNYQHAKIYGAELTASYQIDNLTLYGNLAYSRAQGKNIISSQFFIKPDVLTYSMSNYIYLDHDQRFTISGGASYRWGDTLFTTDVISGSGLRKGFANTERGPNYVQVNAGLKHEFNAPGMGKVTARIDMINLTDRKYGLRDGSGVGVGAPQFGPRRTLLAGISKSF; from the coding sequence GTGCCGAGTTCGATTTGCGTCGCTGCCCGCGCCTCTTTCGCCGTGCTCTCGATCGGCGTTTTCGCTTATGCCATCCCCGCAACGGCCGAGACGCCGGCGCCGCCGCCCGGGACGGATGGCGCTGCGACGGCCAGACCTGCCTCGGCTGCGCGTCCGACCCGTGGCGTCGTCAGCGATGCCGGCGCCAATGAAGAGCTCGACATCACCGTCACCGCGGCGAGGCTCGACAAGGCGCGCAACCAGATCTCCACCTCGGTCGGGGCTTCGACCTACGAGATCAACCGGCAGGCGATCGAGACGCAGCCTTTGGGCAACAACGCAGCGCTCAGCCAGACCTTGCTGCAGGCTCCCGGCGTCGCCCAGGATTCCTTCGGCCAGCTGCATGTGCGCGGCGATCACGCCAACCTGCAATACCGCATCAACGGCATCATCATTCCGGAGACGATCAGCGGCTTCTCGCAATTGTTCGATACGCGTTTCGCGCGGCGCATCGATCTGCTCACCGGCGCATTGCCGGCCCAATACGGCTACCGTACGGCCGGCGTCGTCGAAATCGAGACGAAGAGCGGCTCGCTCGATCCAGGGGGCGAGATCTCGTTGTACGGCGGCCAGAGGCAGACCTTGTTCCCGAGCGTCACGTACGGCGGCTCGACCGGAGCGGTCGATTATTTCGTCTCCGGCAGCTATCTGCAGAACAATATCGGCATCGAAAACCCGACCCGCTCCTTGAATCCGGTGAAGGACTTCACCGAGCAGGGCAGGGGCTTCCTCTATCTGTCGAGCCTGATCGACGCGAATACGCGGCTGAGCTTCATTTCGGGCACGGCGGTCAGCCAATTCCGCTTCCCCAACAATCCGGGACAGATGCCGTCCTTCACGGCTTATGGCGTGTCGGACTTCAACTCCGCTGGCCTGCGCGAGCAGCAATTGGAGGAATCGAACTTCAATATCGTGTCGCTGCAGAAATCGATAGGCAATCTCGACATGCAGGTCGCCTATTTCAATCGCTACAGCCTGACGCATTTCTTCCCCGATCCGGTCGGCGACATCGTGTTCAACGGTGTTGCCTCGAATGTGCGGCGCGAGAACTTCGCCAACGGCGTGCAGGGCGATCTCAGCTACAAGATCAATGACCAGCATACACTCCGCGCCGGCGCCTTCGGCGATGTCGAGCGGGCGCGCAGCGGCACTCTCTCGACCGTCCTGCCGCTCGACGACAGCGGCAATCCCGTCGATGCCCCTTTCACCATCCCCGATAAGAGCCGCAAGACCGGCTACCTGCTCGGCGCCTATGCGCAAGACGAGTGGCGCATCTCCGATCGGCTCACCGTCAATTATGGCGCTCGCTTCGATCAGATCTACCAATATCTCGACAAGCACCAGCTGAGCCCGCGCGTGAACCTCGTCTACAAGCCCCTCGAAGGCACGACATTGCATGCCGGTTATGCGCGCTATTTCACGCCGGCGCCGTTGGAACTGATCGCGCCGACCGCGATCGGCAAGTTCGTCAACACCTCGGCCGCTCCGAACAGCCTGATCGACAATGTCGTCAAGCCGGAGCGCGCCAATTACTTCGATGCCGGCATCATCCAGAAGATCGGCCCCGACCTGCAGATCGGCCTCGATGCCTATTACAAGCGCGCCAACGACCTGATCGATGAGGGGCAATTCGGCGCGGCACTGATCTTCTCGCCGTTCAACTATCAGCACGCCAAGATCTATGGGGCGGAGCTCACCGCCTCCTATCAGATCGACAATCTGACCCTTTACGGAAACCTCGCCTATTCACGCGCGCAGGGAAAGAACATCATCTCGAGCCAATTCTTCATCAAACCGGACGTGCTCACCTACAGCATGTCCAATTACATCTATCTCGACCATGATCAGCGCTTCACCATCTCGGGCGGCGCTTCCTATCGCTGGGGCGATACCCTGTTCACCACCGATGTGATTTCGGGCTCGGGGCTGAGGAAAGGCTTCGCGAACACCGAACGCGGGCCGAATTACGTGCAGGTCAATGCCGGCCTGAAGCATGAGTTCAACGCGCCCGGAATGGGAAAGGTGACGGCCCGAATCGACATGATCAACCTGACCGATCGCAAATATGGATTGCGCGACGGCAGCGGGGTCGGCGTAGGCGCCCCGCAATTCGGCCCGCGGCGCACGCTCCTCGCCGGCATCTCGAAAAGCTTCTGA